A window of Moritella sp. Urea-trap-13 contains these coding sequences:
- a CDS encoding glycosyltransferase family 4 protein yields the protein MKKIALVLKGYPRLSETFIAQEIRALELRGFDITLVSLRHPTDTSTHPIHQQIEADVLYLPEYLHDEPLRVLKAFWKLGTQFSLIKVFKQFFRDLKRDTSRGRIRRFGQSLVLAAEMPEGVEQMYAHFLHTPASVTRYASLINALPWSCSAHAKDIWTTEQWDLSEKLAELQWLSTCTAANHEYLQSLAKDPSKVHLVYHGLDFTRFQHVDRVSRADVNGSSADNPVKIISVGRAVPKKGYDDLLNALAKLPKDLHWQLTHIGGGGILKALRQQAKELGIEQHIEWQGAQPQLTVLEAYRESDLFVLASKIVADGDRDGMPNVLMEAQSQSVCCLATDISGIPELIDSGENGVLVQSNHVDELAAALIDLLRDGEKRERLGAEGQKQLHRRFDVKIGIDQLEKLFDNRG from the coding sequence GTGAAGAAAATTGCATTAGTACTTAAAGGCTATCCACGCCTATCAGAAACATTTATTGCACAAGAAATTCGCGCATTAGAATTGCGCGGATTTGATATTACTTTAGTTTCCCTACGTCATCCGACAGATACCAGCACGCACCCGATACATCAACAAATTGAAGCTGATGTGCTGTATTTACCCGAGTATTTGCATGATGAACCATTACGGGTTTTAAAAGCATTTTGGAAGTTGGGAACTCAATTCTCACTGATTAAAGTATTTAAGCAATTTTTCCGCGATTTAAAACGTGATACTAGCCGTGGCCGCATTCGTCGCTTTGGTCAAAGCCTAGTATTAGCCGCAGAAATGCCAGAGGGTGTTGAGCAAATGTATGCACACTTTCTGCATACGCCAGCGTCAGTGACGCGCTATGCATCATTAATCAATGCTCTACCTTGGTCTTGTTCCGCGCATGCCAAAGATATTTGGACAACTGAGCAATGGGACTTATCAGAAAAGCTTGCAGAGTTACAATGGTTATCGACTTGTACAGCAGCTAATCATGAATACTTACAATCCCTCGCTAAAGATCCAAGCAAGGTGCATTTGGTTTATCACGGCTTAGACTTCACACGCTTTCAACATGTAGATCGTGTTTCCCGTGCTGATGTGAATGGCAGCTCTGCCGATAATCCGGTAAAAATTATCAGTGTTGGCCGCGCGGTACCGAAGAAAGGTTATGATGATTTATTGAATGCGCTGGCTAAACTACCAAAAGATTTACACTGGCAGTTAACCCATATTGGTGGTGGCGGTATTTTAAAAGCGTTACGTCAGCAGGCTAAAGAACTCGGTATTGAGCAACACATTGAGTGGCAAGGCGCACAGCCGCAATTAACCGTACTTGAAGCTTATCGTGAAAGTGATTTATTTGTCCTAGCGAGTAAGATTGTTGCCGATGGTGACCGCGATGGTATGCCCAACGTATTAATGGAAGCGCAGAGCCAATCGGTATGTTGCCTCGCTACGGATATTTCTGGTATTCCAGAGCTGATTGACAGTGGTGAGAATGGCGTATTAGTGCAATCCAATCACGTTGACGAGTTAGCAGCCGCCTTAATAGATTTACTCCGTGATGGTGAAAAACGTGAACGTTTAGGCGCAGAAGGGCAAAAGCAATTGCACCGACGTTTTGATGTCAAGATTGGTATCGACCAATTAGAAAAGCTGTTTGATAATCGTGGCTAA
- a CDS encoding glycosyltransferase family 4 protein, whose protein sequence is MANTSAKTGVAFYAPLKSPLHPNPSGDRKIARLFIRALEQAGYHVDLASQLRSFDKAGDVQRQQRLITLAKKEAHRVMRRWQQQGFSPQAWFTYHLYYKAPDLIGPIICQTLNIPYIVAEASWAEKRADGPWALYHQQVADGLKLASKVVCINPRDKIALTDFYVDRLVKSASPLVTLNAFIDDLPVNNDDLLVNHNTAATTNKLMPSNLTRQDLADKYGLDIKLPWVITIAMMRRGDKFASYQQLSRVVELLQQPYQLLIVGDGVMQAPISALFTPYQQVKFAGALENNQIRQLLPHFDLLVWPAINEALGMIFLEAQQSGVAVVAGNQGGVSSIIKDNVTGLLVDAYNAKEMSETIDALLGKPAQLNIMQQAASHYVSQNHSIEASAHQLYHVIQDAITNKTESL, encoded by the coding sequence GTGGCTAATACCAGCGCAAAAACAGGCGTCGCATTTTATGCGCCGCTTAAATCGCCCTTACACCCAAACCCATCGGGCGATCGTAAGATCGCCCGATTATTTATCCGCGCACTAGAGCAGGCCGGTTATCATGTTGACCTTGCTAGTCAGTTGCGCTCTTTTGATAAAGCGGGAGATGTTCAGCGTCAGCAACGTCTTATTACTCTTGCTAAAAAAGAAGCACACAGAGTCATGCGGCGCTGGCAACAACAAGGCTTTAGTCCTCAAGCTTGGTTTACTTATCACTTATATTACAAAGCGCCAGATCTAATTGGTCCTATCATCTGTCAAACTCTGAATATTCCTTACATAGTTGCTGAAGCATCATGGGCTGAAAAACGCGCTGATGGTCCTTGGGCCTTGTATCACCAGCAAGTGGCTGATGGCTTGAAACTCGCGAGTAAAGTTGTATGTATTAATCCAAGGGATAAAATTGCGCTGACCGACTTCTATGTAGATAGACTGGTAAAGTCAGCTTCACCGCTTGTTACCCTCAATGCTTTTATTGATGATTTACCTGTTAATAATGATGATCTGCTTGTTAATCATAATACTGCTGCGACAACAAATAAGTTAATGCCTTCTAATTTAACGAGGCAAGATTTAGCGGATAAATATGGCTTAGACATCAAGTTACCTTGGGTTATCACTATTGCCATGATGCGCAGAGGAGATAAGTTTGCCTCCTATCAGCAGTTAAGCCGGGTCGTTGAATTGTTACAACAGCCTTACCAGTTATTGATTGTTGGTGATGGTGTGATGCAAGCACCAATTAGTGCTCTTTTTACGCCGTACCAGCAGGTTAAATTTGCTGGCGCGCTGGAAAATAACCAGATACGACAACTATTACCACATTTTGACTTGCTGGTTTGGCCAGCGATTAATGAAGCCCTTGGCATGATTTTCTTAGAAGCGCAGCAATCTGGCGTCGCAGTTGTTGCAGGTAATCAGGGTGGCGTGAGTTCAATTATCAAAGATAACGTCACAGGGCTCTTGGTAGATGCCTATAACGCCAAGGAAATGTCTGAAACCATTGATGCTTTACTTGGGAAACCTGCACAATTAAATATCATGCAACAAGCGGCAAGCCATTACGTTAGTCAGAATCACTCCATCGAGGCCAGCGCGCACCAGCTTTATCATGTTATCCAAGACGCTATAACAAATAAAACGGAGTCGTTATGA
- a CDS encoding glycosyltransferase family protein: MSAPRIMYYVQYLLGIGHVRRSSLIVQALCEQGAHVDVIFGGMPVPSMSFGTATMHQLTAVKSADSGFSGLVKADGSPVSDDDQQQRTQALLALCEALQPDLIVTETYPFGRRQMRFELLPLLDWAKSQDNPPVLVSSIRDILQRRSTVREQEYVNLVQTYYQHVLVHGDEKFYPLERSFPVAGMIADKVSYSGYVCPTLTDADEADHKTRDTIVVSVGGGSIGKDILVAVMALYNSGFATDKKWLLITGPNMDSADKTFFKAQQQPNLQVVDLADDFLKELSNAYVSISRAGYNTVMDLLLTAVPAVVIPFEGEGETEQLARSEVLAQAKVLQFVKNDELSIGTLKAAINNALASTAKTVNIDNQGAPQSAKLLIEWAGARH, from the coding sequence ATGTCAGCTCCGCGTATTATGTATTATGTGCAATATTTATTAGGTATTGGTCACGTTCGTCGCTCTTCTCTTATTGTTCAAGCCTTGTGTGAACAGGGCGCACATGTCGATGTTATCTTTGGTGGCATGCCTGTGCCGAGCATGTCTTTTGGTACTGCGACTATGCATCAGTTGACCGCGGTTAAAAGTGCCGATTCCGGCTTTAGCGGTTTAGTTAAAGCCGATGGCAGTCCAGTTAGTGATGATGATCAGCAGCAGCGGACACAAGCACTGTTAGCGCTTTGTGAAGCACTACAACCTGATTTAATTGTTACAGAGACGTATCCGTTTGGCCGCAGGCAAATGCGCTTTGAGTTATTACCTTTGCTTGATTGGGCTAAATCTCAGGATAACCCGCCCGTTCTTGTTTCGTCGATCCGCGATATTTTACAGCGACGTTCAACGGTAAGGGAACAAGAATACGTCAACCTAGTGCAGACCTATTATCAACATGTATTAGTGCATGGTGATGAAAAATTTTACCCATTAGAAAGAAGTTTCCCTGTGGCCGGCATGATCGCTGATAAAGTCAGTTATTCTGGTTATGTTTGCCCAACGCTTACCGATGCCGATGAAGCTGATCATAAAACACGAGATACCATAGTCGTGTCTGTCGGCGGCGGTAGCATAGGCAAAGATATTTTAGTCGCGGTGATGGCGTTATATAACAGCGGATTTGCAACGGATAAAAAGTGGTTATTGATCACGGGCCCAAACATGGACTCTGCCGACAAAACCTTTTTCAAGGCGCAGCAACAGCCTAACTTACAAGTTGTTGATCTTGCTGATGACTTCTTAAAAGAGTTGAGTAATGCTTATGTGTCTATCTCAAGAGCCGGTTATAACACTGTGATGGATCTGTTATTGACTGCCGTACCCGCTGTAGTCATACCGTTTGAAGGTGAAGGTGAAACTGAGCAATTAGCGCGAAGCGAAGTATTGGCACAAGCGAAGGTATTACAATTCGTTAAAAATGACGAGTTGAGTATCGGCACATTAAAAGCAGCCATTAATAATGCATTAGCCAGTACAGCTAAAACGGTTAATATCGATAATCAGGGCGCGCCACAAAGCGCCAAATTACTTATTGAGTGGGCAGGCGCGAGGCATTAG
- a CDS encoding glycosyltransferase family protein translates to MRSKLNNSRLLIYSHDSFGLGHLRRCRTIAHELVDRYKGLSVLIITGSPIIGRFDFKARVDFIRIPGVIKLHNGQYTSLGLLIDLADTLALREAIILNTSKVFQPDIFLVDKEPGGLKDEVISTLAHFKDTDTKCILGLRDVMDSPELLKKEWQKKNVMPLLEGLYDELWVYGPAEVSDPLQGLDIKQIVKDKTLFTGYLPRQVPQQVDTDSIHFPDKPYILVTPGGGGDGIEMIDWVLRAYETCSTLMPALFVLGPFMPTTERNEFLHRAELLPHVEAITFSNHLEHLMFEAEAVIAMGGYNTFCEILSFDKPALILPRTKPREEQLIRARNAAKVGLLSMLDLDSERCAETMVDSIHKLLLQDKPSKHKLDNLLNGLDSIADRFGELVSK, encoded by the coding sequence GTGCGCAGTAAATTAAATAATAGCCGTTTACTCATCTATAGTCATGACTCTTTCGGTCTTGGGCATTTGCGTCGCTGCAGAACTATCGCACATGAGCTTGTTGACCGCTATAAGGGCTTGTCTGTTCTCATCATTACTGGTTCGCCGATCATTGGCCGTTTTGATTTTAAAGCCCGAGTGGATTTCATTCGTATACCTGGAGTGATTAAACTGCATAATGGCCAATACACCTCACTCGGCTTACTGATCGATTTAGCGGATACATTGGCATTACGTGAAGCAATTATTTTAAATACTTCAAAAGTGTTTCAACCGGATATCTTTCTAGTAGATAAAGAACCGGGTGGCTTAAAAGATGAAGTCATTAGCACGTTAGCGCATTTTAAAGATACCGATACCAAATGTATTCTCGGTTTACGTGATGTGATGGATTCTCCGGAACTATTAAAAAAGGAATGGCAGAAGAAGAATGTAATGCCATTACTTGAAGGTCTCTACGATGAGCTGTGGGTATATGGCCCTGCTGAAGTATCAGATCCGTTACAAGGCTTAGATATAAAGCAAATAGTTAAAGATAAGACCTTATTTACGGGATATTTACCAAGGCAGGTACCACAGCAAGTAGATACCGATTCTATACACTTTCCTGATAAGCCTTACATTCTGGTTACTCCTGGTGGTGGCGGTGACGGTATTGAGATGATTGATTGGGTATTACGTGCCTATGAGACCTGCTCAACATTGATGCCAGCCTTGTTTGTGCTAGGTCCGTTTATGCCAACCACAGAGCGTAATGAATTCTTGCACAGAGCGGAGTTATTACCACATGTTGAAGCGATTACATTTAGTAATCATCTTGAGCATTTGATGTTCGAGGCTGAAGCTGTTATTGCGATGGGTGGCTACAATACATTTTGTGAAATATTGTCATTTGATAAACCAGCATTGATTCTTCCACGAACGAAACCAAGAGAAGAACAACTTATTCGTGCACGTAATGCAGCTAAAGTAGGGCTGTTATCTATGCTTGATTTGGATTCAGAACGTTGCGCTGAAACCATGGTCGACAGTATTCATAAGTTATTACTACAAGATAAACCGAGTAAGCATAAACTTGACAACTTGCTTAACGGTTTAGATTCGATTGCAGATCGATTTGGTGAGCTGGTATCAAAATAA